TTTTATTGGTATGCCTGCACATCCTATTAAAAAAGCACAGCTATATTTTTTCTGTTATTTTGTTTTCAATAGGCAGTATTTGCTTTGTAACCGAACCACTTTACAGAGATTTAAACTTAGAAACTGTCCCAAAGCTTATTGCTAATTACATGACCAAGTCAAATGGTTCCGTTTTCACCATTTTTCCTTGGTTTGGCTACTCGGCCTTGGGCGCTTTTATATCTACTATTTTTTTTAGGCATGTGCACCGAAAGCGTTTTAAGATAATAACAATGGCATCATTCTTAATAGTTGGTTATATTTTAATATATTATTCGTCATGGTTACTAACAAAGCTTTACAACCTAACAGATATTTTACTTTTTAAACAAAGTGCCGACTACAATTATCTCTTCACAAGATTGGGCAATGTTCTTATTTTATTTGGTATTTTTTATGCTGTCGAGCAATTTTTAAAAAAATCTATTATTGTTAAAATTGGCGAAAAAACACTGTCTATTTACGTTATTCATTTTATTCTGTTGTACGGAAGCTTTACAGGTTATGGATTAAAGCGCTTTCTAAACAAATCGTTAAATCCAACTGAGGCCATTTTAGGTGCCATTCTATTTATGATTGTGGTATGCATTATTGCATTCCATTATGCCAAAACAAATGCGTTTGTGTATAACCTAACTAGAAAAGCAATTGATAGGTTTAAAAACTGAATAAAAATCATCCGTATCCCAAAAGATATAACAACATAAATAGAAAAAGTTTTTTTCATCCAGTAGTTTATAGGTTTACCAATAAACTTCTCATTTTCTAGCTTATAATACGCTACATTAATACGCTTCATTTAAAATTAAAACAACCATTATTTATATTAACCCTAAATAGGTATCATTCACCTTAACTACACTTAGATATCCTAAATATCAATTTTAACACAATAAAACCTACAAAAAATAACATAAATACGTATTTCATCTAAAATATTAGCTTTTAAACGTATTTTATTGTAGTTTTGGGTTTGTTAAAAAAAGAAACACTGAAGTTCAAAAAATAAAAGATGAGCCTAAAACATGTTTAACTAAAATTGAAGCCATTTTTTTATCGAACTAGGTAGAAAAAAGTTTTTGTTTTGAAAACTGCCCTAAATCAAAGTTTGAACTCATAAAGCTAATAATCTCCATGGAAAAACCTACTAACGTCATCACGCTACTCGTTTTAGTCTTTTTACTTAGCATAAGTAGTTTTGCCCAAACCTACAAACCTTTTACAGTTAGAGAAAACATAGATGTAAAAGGAAGTATGCTTGTCATTGGTAATTCAATTTTAGGGCAAGACAACCAACCTTTTAACGATTTATCACGTGACAACCAAGATATTTCAATGCAATACATTGATATTGATGGAGATAACTCGACTTTTAGTTCAAGTAATGCAGATTTATTGTTACAACCGCAAGAAAATGGAGACCCTACCACATGTTATCGTGTTGCATACGCAGGACTTTATTGGGGCGCTGTTTTACAAAATGGAGATCGCTCAAACATAAACAACATTAAATTTAAATTACCCGGTAGTTCAACTTATAACGACATCACAGGAGAAATTATATATGATGCCATTGTGTCCCCAATTGTTACTGAAACTGGCGAACCAGGTAATACACCCTATGCTTGCTATGCAGATGTTACCAACTTAATATCCAATCTATCCGTTATCGAAGGTACATATACTGTTGCCAATGTAACTTCTAGTTTGGGTTTTAATAATTCAACAGGGCTTTCTGCTGGTTGGTCGTTAATTGTTATTTACGAAGACCCAAACCTTCACACCAAATCATTTACAACTTATGACGGTTTTAGCCATATTTATGATGGTCATCAAGAAACCGTTCCCGTATCGGGGTTTACCACCCCTCCTGCAGGGCCAATAGACTTACAGTTTGCTTATGGCACATTAGACGGAGATAGAACAAAAAGGGCAACAAAACTTGAAATTAACGGTAAAGAGGTTACAACGCCTTTAAGACCGGCCAACAAATTCTTTGGTTCTGTAATAGAAAACTATAACGGTGTTTCATATCCCCGAAACCCATCAAGTGAAAATACTTTGGGCTATGACACTGGTTTTCTAGAAATTAAAAACTCAGAACCAGAGTTTATTAAAAACAATGACACTTCGGCTGATTTCAGGTTACAAGTAGCTCGAGGTCAAGCTGACCCCATTTTTGCCTTTTTTTCTGCTTTTGCAGTTGATATTATTGCTCCAGATATTGAATTGACAAAAATTGTACTTGATGAAAATGGAAATAATATCGACGGCGATGATGTCATTTTAGGGCAGCGCGTGTTTTATGAAATTACCTATCAAAGTATTGGTAACGATAATGTAACGCAATTTACCATTAAGGATATCTTACCCGATAATATTATATTTGACCCTAGTACAGATATCGATTTAAGCAATGCTGGTGGCGCAACCTTACAATCATACGACCCTGCTACAAGAACCATAATTTTTAATGTTCCAGATAGTTCAGTAGAAGTAAACGATCCTGAATTTGTTATTCGACTAGCGGTTCAGGTTGTTCCCAACTGCTATGATCTGGCTCAAGCTTGTAGCAATAAAATAATAAACCAGGCTTTTGCTACTTATCGCGGGGTTTTAAACACAAATATTATTGAAGAAGAAGGTAGCTTCGCCAGTACAGAATGTTTAAGCGAGCCAGCACCAACTAATTTCTTAGTAGATATTTCAAACTGTAATTTCGAACAAACCGAAGTTTTA
This genomic stretch from Flavobacteriaceae bacterium GSB9 harbors:
- a CDS encoding DUF1624 domain-containing protein, with the translated sequence MPTNRLYFIDAVRAFAILMMLQGHFIDTLLAPIFRDHSYTAYNVWSYFRGITAPTFFTISGLVFTYLLLRAYRKGDDKTRIKKGLYRGLFLIVIGYSLRINVFSWLSGYFNSYFLVIDVLQCIGLSLILLVCLHILLKKHSYIFSVILFSIGSICFVTEPLYRDLNLETVPKLIANYMTKSNGSVFTIFPWFGYSALGAFISTIFFRHVHRKRFKIITMASFLIVGYILIYYSSWLLTKLYNLTDILLFKQSADYNYLFTRLGNVLILFGIFYAVEQFLKKSIIVKIGEKTLSIYVIHFILLYGSFTGYGLKRFLNKSLNPTEAILGAILFMIVVCIIAFHYAKTNAFVYNLTRKAIDRFKN